A genomic segment from Peribacillus sp. ACCC06369 encodes:
- a CDS encoding DUF2905 domain-containing protein, which produces MMNIPKMVMMLGVIIFVIGFAMKYIHLGKLPGDILLKKGNTTFYFPIVTSIIVSVVLSAIFYLIGRFK; this is translated from the coding sequence ATGATGAATATACCAAAAATGGTTATGATGCTTGGTGTGATTATATTCGTGATTGGTTTTGCGATGAAATACATTCATCTCGGCAAGCTGCCGGGAGATATTTTGCTGAAAAAGGGGAATACGACGTTTTACTTTCCTATCGTCACATCAATCATCGTCAGTGTTGTGTTGTCCGCCATTTTTTATTTGATTGGCCGTTTTAAATAA
- the yajC gene encoding preprotein translocase subunit YajC, whose amino-acid sequence MGSLTQILPLILMFVLFYFLLIRPQQKRQKATQNMQSSLKKGDKVATIGGMHGTIDAIDELQIVIKSPDGTKLTFDRAAIREIKESAPNKEATL is encoded by the coding sequence ATGGGTTCTTTAACACAAATACTTCCGTTGATCTTAATGTTCGTATTGTTCTATTTCTTATTGATCCGTCCGCAGCAAAAACGCCAAAAGGCTACGCAAAACATGCAAAGCAGTTTGAAAAAAGGTGATAAAGTTGCTACTATCGGCGGCATGCACGGAACAATCGATGCAATCGATGAATTGCAAATCGTCATTAAGTCACCAGACGGTACAAAACTAACTTTCGACCGTGCGGCAATCCGTGAAATTAAGGAAAGCGCACCAAATAAAGAAGCGACTTTATAA
- the tgt gene encoding tRNA guanosine(34) transglycosylase Tgt, translating to MTAIRYELIKTCKQTGARLGRVHTPHGSFDTPAFMPVGTMATVKTMSPEDLKQMGAGIILSNTYHLWLRPGHEIIKEAGGLHKFMNWDRAILTDSGGFQVFSLSEFRKIEEEGVHFRNHLNGDKLFLSPEKAMEIQNALGSDIMMAFDECPPFPATEEYMKKSVERTSRWAERCLNAHERPNDQGLFGIVQGGEFENLRKQSAKDLVSLDFPGYAIGGLSVGEPKDIMNRVLEFTSPLLPTDKPRYLMGVGSPDSLIDGALRGVDMFDCVLPTRIARNGTLMTSNGRLVVKNAKYARDFGPIDENCDCHVCKNYSRAYIRHLIKCEETFGIRLTTYHNLHFLLNLMEQVRQAIREDRLGDFREEFFEQYGFNEPNARNF from the coding sequence TTGACTGCAATACGATATGAGTTAATCAAAACATGTAAACAGACAGGGGCACGGCTAGGCCGGGTTCATACGCCGCATGGTTCTTTTGACACGCCGGCATTCATGCCGGTTGGAACGATGGCTACTGTCAAAACGATGTCCCCGGAAGATTTGAAACAAATGGGGGCAGGCATCATCCTGAGCAATACGTACCACTTATGGCTGCGTCCGGGGCATGAAATCATCAAGGAAGCTGGCGGATTGCATAAGTTCATGAACTGGGATCGGGCAATCTTGACTGACTCGGGCGGCTTTCAAGTCTTCAGTTTGAGCGAGTTCCGTAAAATTGAAGAAGAGGGCGTACATTTCAGAAACCATCTGAATGGCGATAAATTATTTTTATCTCCGGAAAAAGCGATGGAAATACAAAATGCACTTGGCTCCGATATTATGATGGCATTCGATGAATGTCCGCCATTTCCGGCGACTGAAGAGTATATGAAGAAGTCGGTTGAACGGACATCACGCTGGGCAGAACGCTGTTTGAATGCCCATGAGCGTCCAAATGACCAAGGGCTGTTCGGGATCGTTCAAGGCGGGGAGTTTGAAAATCTTCGCAAACAAAGTGCAAAAGACCTTGTCTCCCTTGACTTCCCGGGTTATGCTATTGGAGGATTATCCGTAGGGGAACCGAAGGATATCATGAACCGCGTTCTTGAGTTTACAAGTCCGCTGCTGCCAACTGACAAACCGCGTTACCTGATGGGAGTCGGTTCGCCGGATTCATTGATCGATGGTGCACTCCGCGGAGTCGATATGTTTGACTGTGTACTGCCGACGCGAATTGCGCGTAATGGTACGCTGATGACGAGCAATGGGCGGCTGGTTGTGAAAAATGCGAAATATGCACGTGATTTTGGTCCAATCGATGAAAATTGCGATTGCCATGTTTGCAAGAATTATAGCCGGGCATATATCCGCCATTTGATTAAATGTGAAGAAACCTTTGGGATTCGTCTTACGACTTATCATAACCTTCATTTTCTGTTAAACTTGATGGAACAGGTCAGACAAGCTATTCGAGAAGATCGTCTTGGAGACTTTAGGGAAGAGTTTTTTGAGCAATATGGTTTCAATGAACCTAATGCGAGAAACTTCTAA
- the queA gene encoding tRNA preQ1(34) S-adenosylmethionine ribosyltransferase-isomerase QueA — MKLDMFDFHLPEELIAQVPLEDREASRLMVLDKGTGKLQHDVFSHITEYIKPGDCLVLNDTKVLPARLYGSKEETGAKIEVLLLKQEHDDVWETLVKPAKRIREGSTIIFGDGKLSAVCTGVLEHGGRILEFKYEGIFYEILEKLGEMPLPPYIKEQLDDQDRYQTVYARERGSAAAPTAGLHFTEDLLEKLKGMGVHIAFITLHVGLGTFRPVSVDDIDSHEMHSEFYQMTEGTARLLNDVKEKGGKIITVGTTSTRTLETIASRNDGVFKEENGWTSIFIYPGYEFKGIDAMITNFHLPKSTLIMLISALAGREHVLHAYETAVEEKYRFFSFGDAMLIK, encoded by the coding sequence ATGAAATTGGATATGTTTGATTTTCATTTACCGGAGGAATTGATTGCCCAAGTTCCTTTGGAGGATAGGGAAGCAAGTAGATTGATGGTGTTGGATAAAGGAACCGGTAAGCTCCAGCATGATGTATTCAGCCATATCACGGAATATATCAAGCCGGGAGATTGCTTGGTTTTGAATGATACGAAGGTGCTGCCTGCCCGACTTTACGGAAGTAAGGAAGAAACAGGTGCAAAAATCGAGGTATTGCTGCTTAAGCAAGAGCATGATGATGTATGGGAAACGCTTGTGAAGCCAGCCAAACGGATTAGAGAAGGCTCGACAATCATTTTTGGCGATGGTAAGCTGAGTGCCGTCTGTACAGGTGTACTTGAGCATGGAGGCCGAATCCTTGAATTTAAATATGAAGGCATATTTTATGAAATACTAGAGAAGCTTGGCGAAATGCCATTACCTCCATATATCAAGGAACAACTCGACGATCAGGACCGTTATCAAACGGTATATGCACGTGAACGGGGATCTGCAGCGGCACCAACCGCAGGCCTGCATTTTACGGAGGATTTGCTCGAGAAACTTAAAGGGATGGGTGTCCACATCGCTTTCATCACGCTTCATGTAGGGCTTGGTACGTTCCGTCCAGTCAGTGTCGACGATATTGACAGCCACGAAATGCATTCAGAGTTTTATCAAATGACGGAAGGCACAGCCAGGTTACTGAATGATGTGAAAGAAAAAGGCGGGAAAATCATCACGGTCGGCACAACGTCCACAAGGACATTGGAAACGATTGCGTCCCGTAATGATGGGGTGTTCAAGGAAGAGAATGGCTGGACGAGCATCTTCATCTATCCTGGATATGAGTTCAAAGGGATTGATGCGATGATAACGAACTTCCATTTACCGAAATCGACTTTAATCATGCTTATTTCTGCACTTGCAGGCAGGGAGCATGTCCTTCATGCCTATGAAACGGCCGTGGAGGAAAAATACAGGTTCTTTAGTTTTGGAGATGCAATGTTAATTAAGTAA
- a CDS encoding TIGR04086 family membrane protein yields MSVAVIYGVGSIFAIAMIASLIVSILLRFTSLTESSLTYVIMIVSFLSLFIGGFISGGKGKKQGLFLGGSTGLLYLLVVFLFQYLGHDALFTIKQWIYYGCFVITAMMGGVLGVNMSSESRTN; encoded by the coding sequence ATGAGTGTCGCCGTAATTTATGGCGTAGGCTCCATCTTTGCCATAGCGATGATTGCAAGTTTAATCGTTTCCATCCTTCTTCGTTTCACTTCACTGACGGAATCATCCCTGACATACGTGATCATGATCGTGTCCTTTTTATCACTGTTCATTGGTGGATTCATCTCAGGAGGGAAAGGGAAAAAGCAAGGACTATTCTTAGGCGGTAGTACTGGGCTGCTTTATCTGTTGGTCGTGTTCCTTTTTCAATATTTAGGTCACGATGCGCTCTTCACCATCAAGCAATGGATATACTATGGCTGTTTTGTCATTACGGCCATGATGGGTGGCGTGCTTGGGGTCAACATGAGTTCCGAATCACGTACCAATTAA
- a CDS encoding post-transcriptional regulator, with amino-acid sequence MAKKNHPYQRYYLKVRPFLKSKREEFEMVGLNAVTEEDIWGTLTKNKWKRPQENIHLHELVADIVTFSSNQFMTFQMVEAYKSPNLFEPLSEEELKELLKE; translated from the coding sequence ATGGCGAAAAAGAATCATCCCTATCAAAGGTATTATCTAAAGGTACGCCCATTTTTGAAGAGCAAGCGTGAGGAATTCGAAATGGTCGGATTGAATGCCGTAACAGAGGAAGACATATGGGGAACCTTGACCAAAAATAAATGGAAGCGTCCGCAGGAAAACATTCACCTTCATGAACTTGTCGCAGATATCGTGACATTTTCGAGCAACCAGTTCATGACTTTCCAAATGGTCGAAGCTTATAAATCACCAAACCTATTTGAGCCGCTTTCTGA
- a CDS encoding DUF421 domain-containing protein produces the protein MDEGCGIEVDIMAIIFRTTVIYLVILLLFRMMGKREVGELSILDLVVSIMIGDIAVLSFEDLDKPFFRQIIPMFVLAFIQIIMAYISLKSIRFRNIVDGTPQIIINQGKIDEKAMRKQRYNFDDLLTQLREQGINDLNDIQFAILESSGKLSVIKNTQSKGSNTKQTPYPLIIDGEIQEKNLDKIGKNHFWLRHQLKKMGETKIKEISICGYIDGRFYIDKNETKN, from the coding sequence ATGGATGAAGGATGTGGTATTGAAGTGGATATCATGGCTATTATTTTTAGGACAACAGTGATCTATCTAGTCATCTTATTACTTTTCCGAATGATGGGTAAACGGGAAGTTGGGGAACTGAGCATACTTGATTTAGTGGTATCCATCATGATAGGAGACATTGCCGTCCTATCCTTTGAAGATTTGGATAAACCATTTTTCAGGCAAATCATTCCCATGTTCGTGCTTGCTTTCATCCAAATAATCATGGCCTACATTTCATTGAAAAGCATAAGATTTCGAAACATCGTGGACGGTACACCTCAAATTATCATCAACCAAGGGAAAATAGATGAAAAAGCGATGCGTAAGCAACGATATAATTTCGATGATTTATTGACCCAGCTGCGTGAACAGGGGATTAATGATTTAAATGATATACAATTCGCAATCCTCGAATCTTCAGGGAAGCTGTCGGTTATCAAAAATACCCAAAGCAAAGGTTCCAATACGAAGCAAACACCCTATCCCCTTATAATCGACGGAGAGATACAGGAGAAAAATCTCGATAAAATCGGCAAAAATCACTTTTGGCTCCGGCACCAGTTGAAAAAAATGGGAGAAACGAAGATTAAAGAGATTTCGATTTGTGGGTACATAGATGGTCGATTTTACATCGATAAAAATGAAACGAAGAATTGA
- the spoVB gene encoding stage V sporulation protein B encodes MSKFLKGTLILLVASLITRVLGFINRIVIARFIGEEGVGLYMMALPTLFLVVNITQLGLPIAISKYVAEANARGDERKIKKILVVSLACTFTLSMIFTPAMLLFAPVLSEYLFTDERTVWPLMAIAPIVPIIAISSVLRGYFQGKQNMKPFAFSQVIEQVARITFIAVLTKAFLPYGIEYAAAGAMFASIIGELVSLFYLLTSFKLKKHFKFRKGFFKNVKSGKGTFTELMGIALPSTGSRMIGSVSWFFEPIVVAQSLAIAGVTAAAATSQYGELTGYALPLLMLPSFVTSSLATALVPAVSEARTTGNFLLVEHRLQQALKITFITGCLAIVILFIFAEPILQVMYGSSHAAVFIKFLAPFFILYYFQYPLQSMLQALDLAKAAMFNSLAGNILKIGVIWLLASKESFGIMGAAIGIAVGTMLVTFLHFSTVLKVVPFTLHFRSYMSALVLALISGWGGYYLYQFPLSSQPLGIRLLLSVTVVILLFTFFLLMTGSIKKADLIRIPVVGGFLSKFAWK; translated from the coding sequence ATGTCCAAATTTTTAAAAGGGACGCTGATTTTATTAGTCGCAAGCCTGATAACAAGGGTTCTTGGTTTCATTAACCGCATTGTCATCGCCCGCTTCATCGGCGAAGAAGGCGTTGGTTTATATATGATGGCTTTACCGACCCTATTTCTCGTCGTAAACATTACCCAGTTAGGCCTGCCTATCGCCATTTCCAAATACGTGGCAGAGGCAAATGCCAGAGGTGATGAACGGAAAATCAAGAAAATCCTTGTCGTCTCTTTGGCCTGCACCTTTACGCTATCGATGATTTTCACTCCCGCAATGCTGCTTTTCGCGCCGGTGCTCTCAGAATATCTATTCACTGACGAACGGACGGTATGGCCGCTCATGGCGATTGCTCCTATCGTACCGATCATAGCCATTTCATCCGTACTGCGCGGTTATTTCCAAGGCAAGCAAAATATGAAGCCCTTCGCTTTCTCACAAGTTATCGAGCAGGTGGCACGAATCACGTTCATAGCCGTCCTGACGAAGGCCTTTTTACCATATGGAATCGAATACGCTGCTGCCGGGGCGATGTTCGCTTCTATTATTGGTGAGCTTGTATCTCTCTTCTACTTATTGACTAGTTTTAAGTTAAAGAAACATTTTAAGTTCCGGAAAGGTTTCTTCAAGAATGTCAAATCCGGAAAAGGAACGTTCACCGAATTGATGGGGATCGCCCTTCCATCCACCGGAAGCAGGATGATTGGATCGGTTTCGTGGTTTTTCGAACCGATAGTGGTCGCCCAGAGTTTGGCAATCGCCGGCGTCACCGCGGCTGCAGCCACCAGTCAATACGGGGAGTTAACAGGATACGCACTGCCTTTACTCATGCTTCCGTCATTCGTTACATCCTCGTTGGCGACGGCCCTTGTCCCGGCAGTGAGCGAAGCCCGTACGACCGGAAATTTTTTACTCGTTGAACATAGGCTTCAACAGGCCTTGAAAATCACCTTTATCACAGGCTGTTTAGCTATCGTCATTCTGTTTATCTTTGCCGAACCGATTTTACAAGTCATGTATGGCTCTTCGCATGCTGCTGTTTTCATTAAATTCCTGGCACCTTTTTTCATCCTTTATTACTTTCAATATCCGCTGCAATCCATGCTGCAAGCACTGGATCTTGCAAAGGCCGCAATGTTCAACAGCCTGGCTGGGAACATCCTTAAAATCGGTGTGATCTGGCTGCTGGCGTCAAAGGAAAGCTTCGGGATCATGGGAGCCGCAATCGGGATAGCCGTCGGTACAATGCTCGTTACCTTCCTGCATTTTTCAACCGTGCTGAAGGTCGTCCCTTTCACGCTTCATTTCCGCAGCTATATGTCAGCTTTGGTCCTTGCTTTAATTTCCGGATGGGGCGGTTATTACCTTTATCAATTCCCGCTCTCCTCACAGCCTCTTGGCATACGGCTTTTGCTTTCCGTGACGGTCGTTATCCTGCTGTTCACATTTTTCCTGCTCATGACCGGCAGCATAAAAAAAGCGGATCTAATCCGGATTCCTGTAGTTGGCGGCTTTTTATCAAAGTTTGCTTGGAAATAA